The following nucleotide sequence is from Mycobacterium sp. Z3061.
TGCACCGCGATGCTCGACCTCTACCAGAACGAGGGCATCATCGCCGAACCCGCCGGCGCGTTGTCCGTGGCGGGTTTACTGGAAGCCGATGTCGAACCGGGCTCCACCGTGGTGTGCCTGATTTCCGGCGGCAACAACGACGTGTCCCGCTACGGCGAGGTGCTGGAGCGCTCGCTGGTGCACCTGGGCCTGAAGCATTATTTCCTGGTCGACTTCCCGCAGGAGCCGGGTGCGCTACGGCGGTTCCTCGACGAGGTGCTCGGTCCCAACGACGACATCACCCTGTTCGAGTACGTCAAGCGCAACAACCGGGAGACCGGTGAGGCGCTGGTCGGGATTCAACTGGGATCGGCTGCGGATCTGGACGGGCTGCTCGCCCGGATGCAGGCGACCGAGATGCACGTCGAGACGCTGCTGCCCGGGTCGCCGGCCTACCGCTACCTGCTGCTCTGAGTTCTGTCGGCCGCGAGCGTGCGCGTAATGCCGGTGCCAGCGGCGTGTCGCTGTACCGGGGCGCACGTTCGGCCACGCTTAGCGTAGGTATGACGGCAGCGGGGTAGCGGGATCCAGATCGGAATCCGCAACCGCCGCGCCGGCGGTCAACCGCAGCGGCACCACGCCGGCCCAGTACGGCAGCGACAGGTCTTCGGCGTCGTCGGCCACCCCGCCTTCGCGGATCTTCGCTGAGACTTCGTTCAGGTCCAGCGCCAGCACTGCGGTGGCGGCGAGTTCGCGTGCGTTCGGCGCTCGACAGTCATCGGCCCGCCCGGCCCGGATGTGGTCCACCACCCCATGCAGCGCCCGCTGCTTCTCGGCGGCGTCCTCCACAATGCGAGCGGTGCCGACGGCGACGACGGAGCGGTAGTTCATCGAGTGGTGCATCGCCGATCGGGCCAGCACCAGTCCGTCGACCAGGGTGACGGTGACGCAGACCGGCATGCCGGTTAACCGGGCCGCCAACATGGGTCCGCTGCCCGACGACCCGTGGATGTAAAGCGTCTCGTCGATGCGGGTGTGGATGGTCGGCAGCACAACCGGCCGGCCGTCACGGACGAAGCCGAGATGGCAGATCAACGACTCGTCCAGGATCCGGTGGACGGTCTCGCGGTCGTAGTGCGCGCGTTCCCGGTAGCGGGTCGGCGTGGTGCGGTCGGTGGGCTGGTACGCCGTGTTCATCAGCTTGCCTTCGCTATTGTTCTAGTACATAATATAAACCGTGCCAGTACAATACAACATATCCGGCACCGGTGCCGAGTCAATAGCCGCCAGCGTCGAGGAGGGCATCTCCCTAGGAGCCCTGGCGCCGGGTGATCCGCTGCCGTCGATCCGGGACGTTGCGGCCCAACTCGGGGTCAACGCCAACACGGTGGCCGCCGCGTACCGTTTGTTGCGCGACCGCGGAGCGGTCGAGACGGCGGGCCGACGCGGTACCAGGGTGCGCAACCGGCCGGCGACCACCCCGCGGTCGTTGCTCGGCGTCGCGGTCCCCGAGGGCGCCCGCGACTTGTCGACGGGCAATCCGGATCCCGCGCTGTTGCCCATCGCCACCGCGCAGTTGGCCCCGGCCCGGCAGGACCGGCCGCTGCTCTACGGGCAGTCCGCGATGTCGGCCGAGTTGGTCGAGCGCGCCCGCGCGGACCTGGGTGCCGACGGGGTGCCTGCTGAGCATCTCGCGGTGACCAGCGGTGCGCTCGACGGAATCGAGCGAGTGCTCAGTGCCCACCTGCGACCGGGCGACCGCGTCGCGGTCGAGGATCCGGGTTGGGCTAACCTGCTCGATCTGGTTGCGGCGCTGGGCCTTTCGCCGGAACCGGTGAAGGTCGACGACGACGGGCCGGTGGTGCTCAGCATGGCGCGGGCGCTGCGGCGCGGAGTGAAGGCCGTCATCGTCACCACCCGCGCGCAGAACCCGACCGGGGCGGCGTTGTCCAAGGACCGCGCCAA
It contains:
- a CDS encoding aminotransferase class I/II-fold pyridoxal phosphate-dependent enzyme, yielding MPVQYNISGTGAESIAASVEEGISLGALAPGDPLPSIRDVAAQLGVNANTVAAAYRLLRDRGAVETAGRRGTRVRNRPATTPRSLLGVAVPEGARDLSTGNPDPALLPIATAQLAPARQDRPLLYGQSAMSAELVERARADLGADGVPAEHLAVTSGALDGIERVLSAHLRPGDRVAVEDPGWANLLDLVAALGLSPEPVKVDDDGPVVLSMARALRRGVKAVIVTTRAQNPTGAALSKDRAKALRSLLAGKTSDVLVIEDDHCARISGVPLHTLAGATRRWAFVRSVSKAYGPDLRLAVLAGDRRTVERVHGRLRLGPGWVSRMLQDLAVRMWSDDAATELVHQARGRYAKNRKALRDALAERDVVAHGRSGLNVWVPVPDETVAITRLLNAGWAAAPGTRFRMDTPPGMRITIADLQDDEIEPLADAVAEAIHGTGPASV
- a CDS encoding pyridoxamine 5'-phosphate oxidase family protein codes for the protein MNTAYQPTDRTTPTRYRERAHYDRETVHRILDESLICHLGFVRDGRPVVLPTIHTRIDETLYIHGSSGSGPMLAARLTGMPVCVTVTLVDGLVLARSAMHHSMNYRSVVAVGTARIVEDAAEKQRALHGVVDHIRAGRADDCRAPNARELAATAVLALDLNEVSAKIREGGVADDAEDLSLPYWAGVVPLRLTAGAAVADSDLDPATPLPSYLR